The genomic DNA CGCCGCGCCGCGCGTCTGGGAACTCGGCCGCGCGACGCTGGACTACGGCCGCCGCCCCCTGGTCATGGGGGTGCTGAACCTGACCCCGGATTCCTTCTTCCCGGCCTCGCGCGCCGCCGACGCCGAGTCGGCGGCGCGGCGCGCCGAGGCCCTGGTCGCCGCCGGCGCCGACCTGCTCGATCTCG from bacterium includes the following:
- a CDS encoding dihydropteroate synthase translates to MTAAPRVWELGRATLDYGRRPLVMGVLNLTPDSFFPASRAADAESAARRAEALVAAGADLLDL